In Notolabrus celidotus isolate fNotCel1 chromosome 10, fNotCel1.pri, whole genome shotgun sequence, one DNA window encodes the following:
- the LOC117820144 gene encoding mid1-interacting protein 1-B-like → MMMQQLTEAPTQKNSLFNAMNRFIGAVNNMDQTIMVPSMLRDVPVEEEDQELSHLKTEEDDGDMYSHYQLLKSIRRDIEWGVRCAAADEKRKESMKITRMNSSASTSSSASSSSSSEEEDEEEDEDLKKQFQYHLTGLQGVLSKLTQQANCVTKRYKKEIGIGGWGQ, encoded by the coding sequence ATGATGATGCAGCAGCTGACAGAGGCCCCTACCCAGAAAAACTCCCTCTTCAACGCCATGAACCGCTTCATCGGCGCGGTCAACAACATGGACCAGACTATCATGGTGCCCAGCATGTTGCGGGACGTCCCGGTTGAGGAGGAGGACCAGGAGTTGAGCCActtgaaaacagaagaagacgATGGGGACATGTACAGCCACTACCAACTGCTGAAATCCATCCGCAGGGACATCGAGTGGGGCGTCAGGTGCGCTGCTGCTGACGAGAAGCGCAAGGAGAGCATGAAGATCACCCGCATGAATTCCTCTGCGTCCACCTCTTCCTCCGCATCATCTTCGTCATCATCcgaggaggaagacgaggaggaggacgaggatcTTAAGAAGCAGTTCCAGTACCACCTCACCGGGCTGCAAGGAGTGCTGTCCAAACTCACACAGCAGGCAAACTGTGTCACCAAGCGCTACAAAAAGGAGATTGGAATCGGTGGATGGGGCCAGTAA